In Helianthus annuus cultivar XRQ/B chromosome 8, HanXRQr2.0-SUNRISE, whole genome shotgun sequence, a single genomic region encodes these proteins:
- the LOC110870120 gene encoding uncharacterized protein LOC110870120: MALNDPSLSTALNAQIHIGGTPQVNTFQATFHYQMAYRVQNHSLDIMVPGSHDNSCDALLIDIDSNTTPTFTYVPKQLSREELTKLLPEKWITNYEHIHQVPVQTTTNPDFVRHQDGQVEVRFAKQDRREIFSTGSMIQPVDEPHFPFDVCDCQECLANAYQLEYKEETKNKKKNGSQNALKKRYEAGGPNVGLLGEPSGKFDNYVLYGYSKPKPKRSKPPLQRHPPTQLSEYFMLGTTPLASSSPEYQVEFPPLTSF, from the coding sequence ATGGCTCTCAATGATCCTTCATTGTCGACAGCCTTGAACGCCCAAATTCATATCGGTGGTACGCCACAGGTCAACACCTTTCAGGCCACTTTTCACTACCAAATGGCATATCGTGTCCAAAACCACTCTTTGGACATCATGGTTCCCGGATCGCATGATAACTCTTGCGATGCTCTGCTCATAGACATTGACTCCAACACCACACCAACCTTCACATATGTTCCCAAACAATTATCCAGAGAAGAACTTACAAAGCTTTTACCTGAAAAATGGATAACAAACTATGAACATATCCACCAAGTACCGGTTCAGACAACAACAAACCCTGACTTTGTCCGCCATCAGGATGGACAAGTTGAAGTTCGGTTTGCAAAACAAGACCGAAGAGAAATTTTCTCTACGGGGAGCATGATTCAACCGGTAGACGAACCACACTTCCCGTTCGATGTCTGCGACTGCCAGGAATGCCTGGCCAACGCATATCAACTTGAGTACAAGGAGGaaaccaaaaacaaaaagaaaaatggaTCCCAAAATGCCCTAAAGAAAAGATATGAAGCCGGAGGTCCAAATGTTGGTCTTCTTGGAGAACCGTCAGGAAAGTTTGACAACTATGTCCTGTATGGCTATTCAAAACCAAAACCTAAACGGTCAAAACCACCCCTACAGAGACATCCACCTACCCAACTAAGCGAATACTTTATGCTCGGAACAACACCTCTAGCCTCCAGCTCCCCTGAATACCAAGTTGAATTTCCACCCTTAACTTCTTTTTGA
- the LOC110873026 gene encoding uncharacterized protein LOC110873026, with protein sequence MGDLVRRFRLQGIGNWFNKKVVDPFVEILSRGAEPKQLALSAALGITLGVFPIVGVPFFFCVLAIAMLGNSINAPTVMLANFIITPIELSLVIVFLRFGEFLTGGAHFPLTSDALRKVLTGKASMEIFLSIVHALLGWLVMAPFILGILYIICVPCFTILLRKFNSTASSPKRDDATSYVEVMFKERDA encoded by the exons ATGGGGGATCTGGTGAGACGGTTTAGATTGCAAGGAATCGGTAACTGGTTTAACAAGAAGGTCGTTGATCCTTTTGTGGAAATCCTCAGCAG GGGAGCAGAGCCTAAGCAGTTAGCATTATCTGCCGCTCTTGGCATCACTTTAGGAGTGTTCCCAATTGTTG GAGTGCCTTTTTTCTTCTGTGTGCTGGCTATAGCAATGCTTGGAAATTCTATAAACGCCCCGACTGTCATGCTAGCCAATTTCATCATTACTCCAATAGAGCTGAG TTTGGTGATAGTATTCTTACGCTTTGGTGAGTTTCTTACGGGCGGAGCTCATTTTCCGTTAACTTCTGATGCTTTAAGGAAGGTATTGACCGGCAAAGCTTCTATGGAGATCTTTCTAAGCATTGTTCATGCG TTGTTGGGATGGTTGGTTATGGCCCCGTTTATCCTGGGAATACTGTACATCATATGTGTACCGTGTTTCACCATATTGCTCCGCAAGTTCAACTCAACGGCGTCAAGCCCAAAGAGAGATGATGCGACCTCTTACGTTGAAGTGATGTTTAAAGAAAGGGATGCTTGA